A stretch of DNA from Granulicella pectinivorans:
TGGCCTGAAGCTCTGGCGGGCCGAGAGCCTGAACGCTTCACCGATTCTGGCTGAGGCTCTGGTGCAGGTGATTCTGGGGGAGTACAAGGCCGATGTGGACGAGGTTGTCGTCGCATAAGCCAGAAAAGAGAGAGGGGGAAAGAGGCAAAGACCGGGCGACCGGATTTTGCCTCTTTGTCTTTAAGCTGAGAGCTCCTGGGCGGCCTTGCGGGCGTCGCGGATGAGGTCGGGCAGGCCTACGCCGCGGTAGCCGTTGCCAAGGAGCCAGAGGTTGCCGATGGTTTGTACGCGGGATTCTAGCTCGGCCATGCGACCGAGGTGCCCGACTGCGTACTGCGGCAGGGAGTTGGGCCAGCGGCGGACGACCGTAATCGTTGGGGTGGGCAGAGGGCCGAGGATGCGGGCGAGCTCCATGCGGGCGATCGACGCGATCTCGTCGTTGCCGCAGCGCATCAGGCGCAGGGCGGAGGCTCCACCGAAGAAGGCGCGGACCAGCCGCCCTCCAGATGGAATGCGGCCGGGAAACTTCTGGTCCATGAAGGTCGCAGCCATCAGCAGACTGCCCTGTCCGGGGGGCACGAGGAAGCCAAAGCCCTGCGGCAGATCGAAGTTCTCCTGGAAGCAGAAGCCGACGACGACCGCGGAGCTCGCCTCCATCTGCATCAGCTCGTAGGCACGGTGGTCGGTCGGTTCCAGCAGATGCGCGGCGACGTCGACCGGCGTGGCGAGCAGCACGTCATCGAAGGGCCTGCCGTCGACCAGCCAGCCCTCGCCGGTACGCTTCAAGCGTTTGACGGGTTCGTTCCTGCGGATCCAGCGCAGGGGAATCTTCGCGGCCATCGCCTCGACCAAGGTTCCCACGCCGCTCCTGAGCGTGGTGAAGATGGGACGCTGCGTCCCTTTGGCCTTGGCCTGCACCGCCGTGACGAGTGACCCGTACTCCCGCTCCATCGCCACAAAGGCGGGCATGACGGCGCGCACGGAGAGCGTGTTGACGTCTCCGCCGAAGACTCCGCTCAGCAGGGGGGCGGCGATTTTGGTCAGGACTTCAGGACCGAAGTGGCGCGCCACGAACGACGCCACGGATTCGTCGTCGTCGGGTGCAGCCGCTTTGAGAGCATCGGCTCGTGCGGGTTCATCGAGAAAGGCTTTTTTTGCCTCCGAGGAGAAGAGCGCGGAGGCTTCAACTGCCTGAAGATCGCCCGGAACCATCATGCGCATGCCGTTTGGCATGGCTTCGAGACGCCCGTCGAGGTAGATGTAGGTCTTGCGGGTGTCATCGAGCGACTGAATGACCTCATCGCCCAAACCGAGTTCCTGCGCCAGTGTAAGGGCCCACGGTTTCTCGGTAACCCATCCGTCCGGGCCACCTTCGATGACGAATCCGCCCTCCCGCACGGTTTCGACGATGCCGCCAAGGCGCGGGCTGGCCTCAAAGAGGGTGACGTCGTGTTCCGCTCCGGACTGCGCGAGGAAGTAGGCGGCTGCTACCCCGGCTGTGCCTCCACCGAGGATGGCGATGCGCTTCATGCTGGCTCCTGCGTCCATGATAAAGCGGAACGAAGCCCCACTCGTGGTGACGCAGGGCACTGCGTCCGCATTAGTCGGGGACCTGGAATCCGACGCGGGTCTGCGCGAGCGTCGCCTTGTCCTGGGTCGATCCGGTGACCTTGGCGGCCATCTCCGGGTAGGCAGCCTGCACCGACGGCGTCTTCGCCCAGATCGGCACATCCTTCATGGAGTAGTGATAGGTCACCTGCGTCTCATTGAAGCCGTTCGCCGGAGCCAGCGGTGTGGAGGAGTCGATCGTCGTGACGTTCCGGTGGCCGTAGCAGAAGTGCGGGGCGGATTTTTCGCCCAGTGTCGAGGGCACGTACCGCGCGACGTGGATGGCGGTCTCATGGCTTACGGTCAGGAGCTGTGCGGCGACCAGCGTGTTCATGCGATTGATCTCGGCGGGGTCCGAGGTGATCAGGGGAAAACGGGTATTGGGCAGCAGGCACTCGGATTTATCGGCGAAATAGGTGTTCAGGGTCTGCAGGTAGTTCTCCGGCGTAGGCTTGGCCTTGGTATCGCAGGCGATGGGAAGAAGGGCAAGCGTAAGGAGAATCAGGCGGGTCCTGGTGGAAAAAGGGGTCTTGGTCGTCAATGTGTTCTGCCTTTCCGTACTGAGCAGTTGGAGGGGGCTTGCGCCGGAATGGTTGTTGGAACAGTCGTCCGGTCGCCTTCGGCAAGGATAGCCCGCCGGGTGGAAAGCGGGGAAATCCCGCGCTCGGGCGCAGGTATCCTGCGCCGGGAGACGCAGGGGAGAGATAATAAAGGAATGAAAAGGCCCTGTTTTCTGGTGGTGGATCGTGAGTTTGCAGGAAATATCTCGACACGGAAGCTTCTGATCGAGACAGCGAAGATGAACGTCATCACCGCCTACAGCGGAAAAGAGGCGATGGAACTGTATGAGCGCTTCCCCGCTGTCAGCGGTGTGGTGCTGGACGCCTCGCTCGGTGACATGGAGTGTGAGGCTCTGGTGGCGGGTTTGAAGCGGAAGAAACGCGACCTGCCGATCGTGGTGATCGAAAGCGCCAATGTGGAGTGCCCGACGGCGGACTATCGCGTGCGATCGTTCGATCCGGCACAGTTGCTCGAGGTGCTTCGCGGGATCGAGCCGAAGGAGACGCAGGCAATCGACGATCGCGATGTGGAGTTGAATCGTCAGGCAGCCGAGGGCGAGAACGGCGACCGGTAAGCGGAGGCGCTTACCGGTCGTTCCGCTACTTGGTCAGCTTCAGCAGGATCGACGCGTGGCGCGGGATCGTCGGTTTGTAGCTGGCGTCGAGACGCCCCACCGGCTTGTTGGTCCACACATCGGTGGCCATGGGCGGCTTGGAAAAACCAAGCTGCTTCAGCGGCAGAGCGATGTTGCGCATCGAGCTTGCATCCTCACCCGTGTTGAAGACCGCGAGCGCCGTGCTGCCGTCCGCCAGTTCGCGACTCCAGATCTGCACCGGGCCCTCCTGGTAGATGCGCTTGCCCTGGTGTCCCGCGGGGTCCTGGTCGATGGCGAGGACCTGTTTGTTCATCAGGATCGAGGCGACCTCAGGCGTCATCTTGGTGAGGTCGTTGCCCGCCAGCAGAGGCGAGGCGAGCATGGCCCACAGGGTCATGTGGAAGCGGTTCTCATCGAGCGTGAGCTTGCCGTTGCCGACCTCGAGCATGTCGGGATCGTTCCAGTGTCCGGGGCCGGCGAACTTCTCAAGACCGTCCTGATTGAGGCCGATGACGGTCATGCGGTCGAAGGTGGCGTTGATGTCGCCGGTGGTGCGCCACAGGTTCGCACCAACCTCCGGAGCCCAGTCCCAGACCGCATCGAAGCCGTACTGGCAGAGCGAGTAGACCATCGGACGGCCTGTCTTGACGATCGCCTTGTGCATCAGCATATAGGCGTCGCGCATCATCTTGTTCTGCTTGACGGGGTCGTTGGGGGCGTCGGCAAGCATCTTCTTGCGGAAGCCGCAAAGATCGTACTTCAGGTAGTCGATGCCCCAGTCGGCGTAGGTCTGTGCATCCTGGTACTCATGGCCGAGCGAGCCCTCGAAGCGCGCGCAGGTCTGGTCGCCGGGCGAGGAGTAGATGCCGAGCTTGAGGCCCTTGGAGTGGACGTAGTCGGCGAGGGCTTTCATGTCGGGGAATTTTTCGTTGGTGGTGATGTGTCCCTGG
This window harbors:
- a CDS encoding glycoside hydrolase family 27 protein, producing MKPNALRLALLLAAATTLAPLASAQKLAATPPMGWNSWNYFAGRVTDKDIRDTADLLVSTGMRDAGYVYVNIDDTWEGKRDAQGHITTNEKFPDMKALADYVHSKGLKLGIYSSPGDQTCARFEGSLGHEYQDAQTYADWGIDYLKYDLCGFRKKMLADAPNDPVKQNKMMRDAYMLMHKAIVKTGRPMVYSLCQYGFDAVWDWAPEVGANLWRTTGDINATFDRMTVIGLNQDGLEKFAGPGHWNDPDMLEVGNGKLTLDENRFHMTLWAMLASPLLAGNDLTKMTPEVASILMNKQVLAIDQDPAGHQGKRIYQEGPVQIWSRELADGSTALAVFNTGEDASSMRNIALPLKQLGFSKPPMATDVWTNKPVGRLDASYKPTIPRHASILLKLTK
- a CDS encoding response regulator; its protein translation is MKRPCFLVVDREFAGNISTRKLLIETAKMNVITAYSGKEAMELYERFPAVSGVVLDASLGDMECEALVAGLKRKKRDLPIVVIESANVECPTADYRVRSFDPAQLLEVLRGIEPKETQAIDDRDVELNRQAAEGENGDR
- the hemG gene encoding protoporphyrinogen oxidase, translated to MKRIAILGGGTAGVAAAYFLAQSGAEHDVTLFEASPRLGGIVETVREGGFVIEGGPDGWVTEKPWALTLAQELGLGDEVIQSLDDTRKTYIYLDGRLEAMPNGMRMMVPGDLQAVEASALFSSEAKKAFLDEPARADALKAAAPDDDESVASFVARHFGPEVLTKIAAPLLSGVFGGDVNTLSVRAVMPAFVAMEREYGSLVTAVQAKAKGTQRPIFTTLRSGVGTLVEAMAAKIPLRWIRRNEPVKRLKRTGEGWLVDGRPFDDVLLATPVDVAAHLLEPTDHRAYELMQMEASSAVVVGFCFQENFDLPQGFGFLVPPGQGSLLMAATFMDQKFPGRIPSGGRLVRAFFGGASALRLMRCGNDEIASIARMELARILGPLPTPTITVVRRWPNSLPQYAVGHLGRMAELESRVQTIGNLWLLGNGYRGVGLPDLIRDARKAAQELSA